A stretch of Vespula vulgaris chromosome 5, iyVesVulg1.1, whole genome shotgun sequence DNA encodes these proteins:
- the LOC127063647 gene encoding ribonuclease kappa, which produces MKVCGPKYALCGLVLSVWGIFQLVLMGIFFYIKSVALVEDLPLEGKYFSNKEEFYTEAERGYTQNAYNCWIAACIYVLTFLFSGYQFYLNSRSSLSV; this is translated from the exons ATGAAAGTATGTGGTCCGAAATATGCCCTATGCGGCTTAGTACTTTCTGTATGGGGTATATTTCAATTG GTCTTGATgggaatatttttctatataaaaagcGTAGCTCTGGTAGAAGATTTGCCCTTAGAAGGAaagtatttttctaataaggAAGAATTTTATACAGAAGCAGAAAGGGGCTATACGCAAAATGCATATAATTGCTGGATTGCAGCATGTATTTATGTTCTTACATTCTTATTCTCTGGATaccaattttatttaaattcacgATCCTCCCTTAGCGTTTaa